Genomic DNA from Gemmatimonadaceae bacterium:
GGTGGTTCCGGTCGTTGTCGGCGCCGCATTTTTCTTTGGGAGACGCCTGCGTCGCGCGAGCACCGGCGTTCAGGATCGTATCGCCGAGGCCACCGGAACTGCGGAAGAAGCGTTCTCGCAGATTCGCACAGTGCAGAGCTTTACACGCGAGGGCGAAGAGACGCGGCGTTACACCGCGCACATGGCGCACGTCATTGCCGCTGCCATCGATCGATCGCTCATTCGCGCGACTTTTTTCGGCATTCTCACGTTCTGCGCCTTCGGCGGCGTGGTCGCGGTTCTATGGCAGGGCGGCCGCCTCGTGCTGGAAGGCACTTTGACCGCCGGCGCTCTCGTATCGTTTCTGCTGTACGCGTTGTACGTGGCCGGGGCAGTTGGGTCGCTCGGATCGCTGTTCGGGGCTTATCAGGAGGCGGTCGGCGCCGCTCGGCGAACATTCGAGCTTCTCGAGACAGAGCCCGATATTGCCAGCCCGGCGAAACCAACTCCGCTGGCGACCCCGGTACGCGGCGCCGTCGACCTCGAAAACGTGCACTTCACTTACTCTCCTGCACTGCCGGACGTGATCAGCGGTGTGTCATTGCGGATTGCCCCCGGTGAAGTAGTTGCGCTTGTCGGCTCGAGTGGAGCCGGCAAGACCACGATTGCTTCGCTCATTCCGCGGTTCTGGGACGTGACCGGAGGCCGCATAAGCGTCGACGGGCACGATATCCGCGAGCTGGACCTGAGGGAATTGCGCGCGGCGATTGGCATGGTTCCGCAGGAGCCGGCGCTGTTCAGCGGCACTGTCCGCGAGAACATTGCCTACGCGCTGATGGAGGACGGGGCCATGCCACCGGAATCGGACATCAGGCGCGCCGCCTCTGCCGCGCATGCGACGGAATTCATCGACCGGCTCGTCGAGGGGTTCGATACCCTTGTCGGTGAGCGCGGCGTAAAGCTGTCCGGCGGGCAGCGCCAGCGACTCGCGATTGCGAGGGTATTCCTCAAGAATCCGGCAATCGTGATCCTCGATGAGGCAACATCGAGCCTCGACAGCGAGAGCGAACGGCTGGTCGAGGAGGCGATGGAGGAGCTGTTGCGTGGCCGTTCGACGTTGATCATCGCGCATCGTCTGAGCACTGTGCTTCGCGCCGACCGCGTGGTGGTGATCGATCACGGGCGAGTGGTCGAGGAGGGCACGCATACGGCACTGCTGGCTGCAGAAGGCGTGTATTCGCGTCTTTACAGGGGGCAGTTCAGAAACGAGCCCCAAATGGCATCGACGATCTGAACCGCCGGACCCCCCGCTCGGCGGCGGCAGGCAATACCGTTTTCGGCCTGAATGCGTTTCATTCCTCAAGGCGCGTTTCCGCGCCTGGTGACCTTTACATGGGAGGATTTATGAAGATATGGATCGCAATGGCAGTTGCATCTGCATTGAGTCTTGGAGCAGCACCAGCACACGCGCAAATAGCCCGAGGCGTGGAGCTCGGTATCGATGCTGGTGTTGCCATCGGCCTGGGAGACAACTCACAGACCACGATCGACATCCCTGCGCAGAGTTTTCGCGCCGGCTTCGTCATGACGGACCGGATCTCGATTGAGCCCAAGCTCGGCCTTAGAATCGTCACCGGTGGCGGCGACACTTTCTCGTTCTACCGCGCCGAGGTAGGCGCCTTGTACCATCTGTCACCCCGAGCCGACCGCATGCGTGCGGGCGTTTATGTCCGGCCGTTCGCGGGCCTGGTTGGTTTCAGCGCCGGCGATGACGATAACGATACCGATGTCAGCGACACGAACGGTCTGCTTGGCGTCGGAGTGGGCCTCAAAGTTCCACTGCTGAGCCGGCTCTCGAGCCGCTTCGAAGCCAACTTCGCCGGAAACTTCGGGGACAACACCGACAGTCAGATCGGCCTGCTCGCAGGCCTGTCCTTCTTCACCCGGTAGGCGCTGCCGCGCCAGTCGCCGGAACAGCCGTCCCTGGAGCTGCAGGGGCGGCTGTTCGTGGAGAGGCTGCACCAGGCAGCACCGCCACGACCGGCCCCGGAAGCTGGATAACGAGCTTTGCACTCTGGCTCGCCGTCACCGTCACTGACTGTTCGACTACGCCCAGAACCGGGTGCCACGCTTTCAGGTTATAGGTTCCGGCTGGAACATTGTCGATGCTGAACTCTCCTGTCCTCGATGATACTGCTGAGTACGGATGATCGAATACGAGAATCCATGCTTTGGACCATGGATGCAGATCGCAGATCACCTCGAGCTGCGCGGGCTTCGTCAGGAGTCGGTCGAGGGGAACGACTTCACCATTGTCGTTGAAGGGAGCAATTGCTTCTGTCTCACCCGTTCCGACATTGATGATTCTCGTACGGTGCAGCTCGACATCCTCGCTTGCAACATTGAGCGTACCGGGCGCAAGCACCGCCTGAATTCTCGGAGTAAGAAGGCACTCCTTGTTCGACAACTCGAACCTGCGCTCAGCAGACATCGGCTTGCCGGCGCGAATATCGGTAAGCCACACCACCGTGCCGCCGATCCGGGATCCGGAGTGCTGGACCAGCTCATCGGTAACGCTGCGGCCGCACCCGGATCGACCGTCCGCGAACTGAATTACAGAGTCGGCGGGGATCGCTCCCGTGAAATCAACAGTCCCCCCGATCGTCGCGCCCCCAGTCACGCTGATTGCGCGATATGGAACCGCCGAAGCCACGACGGCCGAGGTACGCGGAGGCACACTGCCTTCTTTTTTCTCAACGCGCGGCTGAGCCGCCGAAGCCTTCGTTTCACCGGAGCAGGCGTTCAGCGCCAGCAGACAAATGGCAGTGACGCCGGACAAACGACAGATCATTCTATATTCCCGTAATTCCCGACACCGCGGGAATTGATATTCTTTGATTGATACTACTCGACGTGAATGGGCAACGCGCGTGCCAAGCCCCCGCTCACTGCACTTCTATTTGCGTTCGTAAACCGGGCGGCCACCAATAAACGTCGAGACCACCTGCGTCTTGAGAATCTCCCCCGCCGGTACTCTCATGATGTCACGATCGAGTATCACGAAGTCTGCGTACTTGCCGGGCGCCAGCGAACCCATCGATTCCTCCTGGAATGCAGCATACGCCGGCCAGATCGTCATCGATTTGAGCGCTTCGCTCCGCGACATGACCTGATCCGGGTACCATCCGCCAGCCGGCCAGTCGGTGCCGTCCTGCCGCGTAACCGAAGCATGAAACGATATGAGCGGATTCACTTCCTCTACCGGGAAGTCGCTGCCATTTGGAATGATCACGCCGGTGTTCAGCAGCGAACGCCACGCATACGCACCCTTTACCCGCTGCGCCCCCACGCGCGCCTCGGCCCATCGCATGTCGCTCGTCTGATGACTTGCCTGCATTGATGGAATGACGCCAAGCGTCGCAAAGCGAGGGATGTCGGCAGGGGCAATTACCTGGGCGTGCTCGACGCGAAAGCGGTGACCCGCGGAAGGAACAGTCCGCAACGCGGCATCGAACGCATCCAGTACGATTCTGTTACCGCGATCGCCGATTGCGTGAACATTTACCTGGAAGCCATTCCGTAATGCCAGCGTTGACACGCGTTGTATATGTGCGGGTGCGGAAACCAGTAATCCGGTGTTGGCAGGATCGTCGG
This window encodes:
- a CDS encoding carboxypeptidase regulatory-like domain-containing protein, encoding MICRLSGVTAICLLALNACSGETKASAAQPRVEKKEGSVPPRTSAVVASAVPYRAISVTGGATIGGTVDFTGAIPADSVIQFADGRSGCGRSVTDELVQHSGSRIGGTVVWLTDIRAGKPMSAERRFELSNKECLLTPRIQAVLAPGTLNVASEDVELHRTRIINVGTGETEAIAPFNDNGEVVPLDRLLTKPAQLEVICDLHPWSKAWILVFDHPYSAVSSRTGEFSIDNVPAGTYNLKAWHPVLGVVEQSVTVTASQSAKLVIQLPGPVVAVLPGAASPRTAAPAAPGTAVPATGAAAPTG
- a CDS encoding ABC transporter transmembrane domain-containing protein — protein: MAEKPPSRRVPSPRPLGQLLPRVWPHASRLAAALTCLLISVGIALAFPQIVQHMLDAAFISADSSLLNKIALGLVALFAVQALLNFSQVYLLTITSERIVASLRRDLFAHLIRLSPGFFTERRTGEITSRLSADTTVLQTVLSYNLSEFARQSLFLIGGIVLLTMTHPRLAVTTLAVVPVVVGAAFFFGRRLRRASTGVQDRIAEATGTAEEAFSQIRTVQSFTREGEETRRYTAHMAHVIAAAIDRSLIRATFFGILTFCAFGGVVAVLWQGGRLVLEGTLTAGALVSFLLYALYVAGAVGSLGSLFGAYQEAVGAARRTFELLETEPDIASPAKPTPLATPVRGAVDLENVHFTYSPALPDVISGVSLRIAPGEVVALVGSSGAGKTTIASLIPRFWDVTGGRISVDGHDIRELDLRELRAAIGMVPQEPALFSGTVRENIAYALMEDGAMPPESDIRRAASAAHATEFIDRLVEGFDTLVGERGVKLSGGQRQRLAIARVFLKNPAIVILDEATSSLDSESERLVEEAMEELLRGRSTLIIAHRLSTVLRADRVVVIDHGRVVEEGTHTALLAAEGVYSRLYRGQFRNEPQMASTI
- a CDS encoding outer membrane beta-barrel protein; translated protein: MKIWIAMAVASALSLGAAPAHAQIARGVELGIDAGVAIGLGDNSQTTIDIPAQSFRAGFVMTDRISIEPKLGLRIVTGGGDTFSFYRAEVGALYHLSPRADRMRAGVYVRPFAGLVGFSAGDDDNDTDVSDTNGLLGVGVGLKVPLLSRLSSRFEANFAGNFGDNTDSQIGLLAGLSFFTR